The following coding sequences lie in one Rutidosis leptorrhynchoides isolate AG116_Rl617_1_P2 chromosome 4, CSIRO_AGI_Rlap_v1, whole genome shotgun sequence genomic window:
- the LOC139844757 gene encoding probable WRKY transcription factor 57: protein MDDNNDNHHHKPSNPITYDSTCSLPTDYGFFGSNDTRENDILNDFGWNIHPPPPQFDRIDSGASSSAPCDHAPEEINKPTASTVSARSVENAGDIDIDAFTSSEDRPDQSSATTSVGIASCGKPPTPYETGVKVKKKGSKRIQQQRFAFVTKSEIDHLEDGYRWRKYGQKAVKNSPFPRSYYRCTNSKCTVKKRIERSSTNPTTVITTYEGQHCHHIVGFPIGLISHEGAYARYLLSSSTSQHLIYPRSQLCDQVDDFGTSNLQSQPQIVSGEVGNHLSNEHPQTSMTFQDSTRPHQGLLGDIFPTIMRN from the exons atggatgataataatgataatcatcacCACAAACCTTCCAATCCGATTACCTACGATTCCACGTGTTCGCTCCCCACCGATTACGGATTCTTCGGATCCAATGATACGAGAGAAAACGACATATTGAACGATTTTGGATGGAACATTCATCCTCCACCACCACAATTTGATCGGATCGATTCCGGAGCTAGTTCTAGTGCTCCTTGCGATCATGCACCTGAAGAGATTAATAAACCTACTGCTAGCACCGTTTCAGCTAGATCTGTCGAAAACGCAGGTGATATTGATATCGATGCATTTACTTCTTCCGAAGATCGACCTGATCAGTCGTCGGCAACAACTTCTGTTGGTATTGCTTCTTGCGGTAAACCACCGACGCCGTATGAGACAGG GGTTAAGGTTAAAAAGAAGGGGTCAAAAAGAATCCAGCAGCAACGATTTGCATTCGTGACCAAAAGCGAAATTGATCATCTTGAAGATGGTTATAGATGGAGAAAATATGGACAGAAAGCCGTTAAAAATAGCCCATTTCCTAG GAGTTATTACCGGTGTACAAATAGCAAATGCACTGTGAAGAAAAGAATTGAGCGTTCATCAACCAATCCTACAACTGTAATTACAACATATGAAGGTCAACATTGTCACCATATTGTAGGGTTTCCAATAGGACTAATAAGTCATGAAGGTGCGTATGCTAGATACTTGCTTTCTTCTTCAACCTCTCAACATCTTATCTATCCGAGATCCCAGTTGTGTGATCAAGTGGATGATTTTGGTACCTCTAACTTACAATCACAGCCACAAATAGTATCTGGTGAAGTTGGGAATCACCTTTCTAATGAGCATCCTCAAACTTCGATGACTTTTCAAGATTCTACTAGA CCTCATCAAGGGTTACTTGGAGATATCTTCCCTACAATAATGCGTAACTGA